One Lacticaseibacillus rhamnosus genomic window carries:
- the uxaC gene encoding glucuronate isomerase, translated as MAFLDDDFLLTNEPAKQLFHQYAADLPIIDFHCHLNPQEIYENRNFKNITRIWLNEGTYGDHYKWRLERANGVPEELITGDGDDYEKFVAWCKTMENAWGNPVFEWTHLELRRFFGSDLVLSRDTAKKVWDLTNAKLATPEFTPRALIRRSHVEVVCTTDDPASDLHYHELIANDEDTNGFKVLPAMRPDKLMAICANTYGDYLQTLGKAAGVEITDFASLKKAMKQRFTFFAEHGGHLSDHGLNSFHYRPVDQEALDTIIKKGIENRPVSDVENDQYLTGLVEMLMDLNREFNWTMQFHANVDRSLSLPNLKKIGPDTGFDAMGSQPDLVGEFRDLFQAMDARGPLPKVIFYSLNPNDWLPLITMLQSFVGQGDKQHLQLGAAWWFNDTAEGMHRQLQTFAQQSLLPNFVGMLTDSRSFLSYPRHEYFRRVLCNFYGELVEQGRVPYDLDALGRIVKNISYGNAHDYFGFYDNNND; from the coding sequence ATGGCTTTTTTGGACGATGATTTTCTCTTAACCAATGAGCCGGCTAAGCAACTATTTCATCAATATGCTGCTGACCTGCCGATTATTGATTTTCACTGTCATCTTAACCCGCAGGAAATCTATGAAAATCGTAACTTCAAGAACATCACCCGCATTTGGTTAAACGAAGGCACATACGGCGATCACTACAAGTGGCGCCTGGAACGGGCTAATGGTGTCCCTGAAGAACTCATCACTGGCGATGGCGATGACTACGAGAAGTTTGTCGCCTGGTGCAAAACCATGGAAAATGCTTGGGGCAACCCTGTGTTTGAATGGACTCATCTCGAACTGCGCCGTTTCTTCGGCAGTGATCTGGTATTGAGTCGTGACACCGCCAAAAAAGTCTGGGATCTCACCAACGCCAAACTGGCTACCCCTGAGTTTACGCCGCGCGCGTTGATTCGGCGCAGTCATGTCGAAGTTGTCTGCACCACCGATGATCCAGCCAGCGACTTGCACTACCACGAACTCATTGCTAACGATGAAGACACCAATGGCTTCAAGGTTTTGCCAGCGATGCGCCCTGATAAGTTAATGGCGATCTGTGCTAATACTTACGGCGACTACTTACAAACCCTTGGCAAAGCAGCAGGCGTTGAAATCACCGACTTTGCTTCTTTGAAGAAAGCCATGAAACAACGCTTCACCTTCTTTGCCGAGCATGGTGGCCACCTTTCTGACCACGGCCTCAACAGCTTCCACTACCGCCCAGTCGATCAAGAAGCACTTGATACCATTATCAAGAAAGGCATTGAAAACCGGCCAGTCAGCGATGTTGAAAATGATCAGTATCTCACCGGACTCGTTGAAATGCTGATGGATCTCAACCGGGAGTTCAACTGGACGATGCAGTTCCATGCCAATGTTGATCGCAGTCTCAGCTTACCGAACTTGAAAAAGATCGGTCCCGACACCGGCTTCGATGCGATGGGCAGTCAACCTGATTTGGTCGGCGAGTTCCGGGATCTTTTCCAAGCGATGGACGCGCGTGGCCCACTGCCAAAAGTGATCTTCTATTCCCTGAATCCAAATGATTGGCTACCACTCATCACCATGTTACAAAGCTTCGTTGGCCAAGGCGATAAACAACACCTGCAATTAGGTGCTGCCTGGTGGTTTAATGATACGGCTGAAGGGATGCATCGGCAGCTTCAGACTTTTGCGCAACAAAGCCTGTTACCAAACTTTGTCGGCATGTTAACAGATTCGCGTAGTTTCCTGTCTTATCCGCGGCATGAATACTTCCGTCGGGTACTGTGCAACTTCTATGGTGAACTGGTCGAACAGGGTCGAGTGCCATATGACCTTGATGCCCTTGGCCGGATTGTCAAGAATATCAGCTATGGGAACGCGCATGACTACTTTGGTTTCTACGACAATAACAACGATTAA
- the uxuA gene encoding mannonate dehydratase produces MSDLKMGFRWFGEKDDPITLQQIRQIPGTQQVVGALFDVPVGEVWPKEKIAALKKQVEDAGLKLEVIESVNIHDDIKIGLPSRDKYIENYKETIKNLSEYGIKVICYNFMPIFDWLRTNLHYQLEDGSNVMAFQHQYLKDDPHDIIDSVRNNSEGYVLPGWEPERLAEIERLFKAYADVDAAKLRENMKYFLDAIIPTCEKYDVRMAMHPDDPPRELFGLPRVYKNAEDMRIIESMHESRYNGFTICTGSLGENPNNDVPAIIREFVKKDRAPFIHARNIEFINKEGDFHESDHLSKDGSLDMYEIMKALHDLDYDGYIRPDHGRNIWGENGRPGYGLYDRALGITYLNGLWEALEKGSAK; encoded by the coding sequence ATGTCAGATTTAAAAATGGGTTTTCGCTGGTTCGGCGAAAAAGATGACCCCATCACCTTACAGCAAATTCGTCAGATTCCCGGTACGCAACAAGTTGTCGGTGCGCTTTTCGATGTTCCGGTAGGTGAAGTTTGGCCCAAGGAAAAAATTGCCGCACTGAAGAAACAAGTTGAAGATGCCGGCTTAAAACTGGAAGTCATCGAATCCGTCAACATTCACGATGACATTAAGATTGGCCTGCCATCACGTGACAAGTATATCGAAAACTACAAGGAAACCATCAAGAACCTTTCTGAATATGGGATCAAGGTCATTTGCTACAACTTCATGCCGATCTTTGACTGGCTGCGGACCAATCTCCACTATCAGCTAGAAGACGGTAGCAATGTCATGGCTTTTCAACATCAATATCTAAAAGACGATCCGCACGATATTATCGATTCGGTTCGTAACAACTCAGAAGGCTATGTTCTTCCTGGCTGGGAACCGGAACGTCTGGCTGAAATCGAACGCTTATTCAAAGCTTATGCTGACGTTGATGCCGCTAAATTACGCGAAAACATGAAGTACTTCCTCGATGCCATCATTCCAACCTGTGAAAAGTATGATGTTCGCATGGCCATGCACCCGGATGATCCGCCGCGCGAGCTCTTTGGCTTGCCGCGAGTTTACAAGAACGCCGAAGACATGCGGATTATTGAAAGCATGCATGAATCTCGGTACAATGGGTTTACCATCTGCACCGGTTCCTTAGGCGAAAATCCAAACAACGATGTACCAGCCATCATCCGTGAATTTGTCAAAAAAGATCGGGCACCTTTTATCCACGCCCGTAACATCGAGTTCATCAACAAAGAAGGCGACTTCCACGAATCCGATCACCTTTCCAAGGATGGTTCGCTGGATATGTACGAAATCATGAAGGCCTTGCACGACCTTGATTACGATGGCTACATCCGTCCTGACCACGGCCGTAACATCTGGGGCGAAAATGGCCGCCCTGGCTATGGTTTATACGATCGTGCTTTAGGCATCACCTATCTAAACGGCCTCTGGGAAGCATTAGAAAAAGGGAGCGCAAAGTAA
- a CDS encoding mannitol dehydrogenase family protein: protein MVKLTDDYQAKAADFKAAGIAVPQFDQEQMKQTTEANPVWVHFGGGNLFRCFHAKIAQDLLNNGSLKSGVVVAETYDGDVPADIYKPYNDRVLQVVMQPDGTLDKTLIASVAEAIYYNKTNPEGWEHLKEIFTKPSLQLVTMSITEKGYQLTDINGKLTPAAEADIAGKPDDATTNMGAIARLLLARYEAGAKPIAMVSTDNFSENGKRYENGILTIAKGWAKHGTVTQGFIDYLTDPKQVSFPWSMIDRITPNPAQNVADKLKAEGFEDTTIVHTPKHTNIAPFGNTEETHYLVIEDSFPNGRPALENAGVILTDRDTVNDADQMKVTACLNPLHTALAIYGNLLGYTSIAAEVENPNLLTLIKYLGYKEDLPVVKDPKIIDPKKFLDQLVTKRLPNKNIPDTPQRIASDTSQKLPIRYGVTIQHYLDKDPESVKQLKAIPLILAGWCRYLMAVDDKGNDFTPSRDPLLDQLQPYVADIKLGSDADVHTALKPILSNAQIFGHDLYQIGLADQVEADFKKLIAGPGAVTKTLEQFRQDHEKEL from the coding sequence TTGGTTAAGCTAACCGACGATTATCAAGCAAAGGCTGCTGACTTCAAAGCGGCTGGTATCGCTGTTCCGCAATTCGACCAAGAACAAATGAAACAGACAACTGAGGCCAATCCTGTATGGGTTCACTTCGGCGGCGGCAATCTTTTCCGCTGCTTTCATGCAAAGATTGCGCAGGACTTGCTCAATAATGGCAGCTTAAAGTCTGGTGTGGTTGTTGCCGAAACTTATGATGGCGATGTGCCTGCCGATATCTACAAGCCATATAACGATCGCGTGTTGCAAGTGGTTATGCAACCAGACGGCACACTTGATAAGACACTGATCGCCAGTGTTGCCGAAGCGATTTACTACAACAAGACCAATCCTGAAGGCTGGGAACATTTAAAAGAAATCTTCACGAAGCCTTCACTGCAACTCGTTACGATGTCCATTACCGAAAAAGGCTATCAACTGACTGACATCAACGGCAAACTGACACCAGCTGCCGAAGCTGATATCGCAGGTAAGCCAGATGATGCGACGACCAACATGGGTGCCATTGCGCGCCTACTTTTGGCACGTTACGAAGCCGGTGCCAAGCCAATTGCCATGGTCAGCACCGACAACTTCTCTGAAAACGGCAAACGTTATGAAAACGGCATTTTGACAATTGCCAAGGGCTGGGCTAAACACGGGACCGTCACCCAAGGCTTCATCGATTATCTGACCGATCCTAAGCAAGTCAGCTTCCCATGGTCCATGATTGATCGGATCACACCGAACCCGGCGCAAAACGTTGCCGACAAACTTAAGGCAGAAGGTTTTGAAGACACCACCATCGTGCACACACCTAAGCACACCAATATTGCGCCATTTGGTAATACGGAAGAAACCCACTACCTCGTCATTGAAGACAGCTTCCCAAATGGTCGTCCGGCGCTGGAAAATGCCGGTGTCATCCTCACCGATCGCGACACCGTTAACGATGCCGATCAGATGAAGGTCACCGCTTGCTTGAATCCATTGCACACGGCTTTGGCTATTTATGGTAACCTCCTTGGCTACACGTCAATTGCTGCTGAAGTTGAAAATCCTAATTTGCTCACTTTGATCAAGTACCTTGGCTATAAAGAAGATCTGCCAGTTGTGAAGGATCCTAAGATTATCGATCCTAAGAAGTTTCTGGATCAGCTGGTCACCAAGCGCTTGCCAAACAAGAATATTCCCGATACCCCGCAACGGATTGCCAGCGACACTTCACAGAAATTGCCAATTCGTTATGGCGTGACGATCCAGCACTACTTAGACAAGGATCCTGAAAGCGTTAAGCAGCTTAAGGCAATTCCGCTCATTCTTGCCGGATGGTGCCGTTACCTGATGGCAGTGGATGATAAAGGTAACGACTTCACCCCAAGCCGCGACCCATTATTGGATCAGTTGCAGCCATATGTTGCCGACATCAAGTTAGGTAGCGATGCCGATGTCCACACCGCACTCAAGCCAATCTTGAGCAATGCCCAGATCTTTGGCCACGACCTTTATCAAATCGGTTTGGCTGACCAAGTAGAAGCCGACTTCAAGAAACTCATTGCCGGCCCAGGTGCAGTGACTAAGACCCTTGAACAATTTCGTCAAGATCATGAAAAGGAGCTTTAA
- a CDS encoding FIVAR domain-containing protein: protein MKAKLIGSRPKSSRYTLLWSGIVMAMMAVSLVMLLTIPAATRAASQNPEDTVAVHLDGNDIASNNTNGLTFKGFGVLSGNGTSALLMDYKSEQPDVYAKMMKTLFGGSQPIMTNLKLEMGNDRNNSTGSEPATQRTESEAANVTRDQGFQLVADAKKINPNLKVTILRWNAPGWAKTNDQIYTWYKNSILNAYRTYGYMVDYVNPGLNEHKPDLAWAKEYAKRVKTDNTGFKNDTERQLYNKIKVVISDEVGVGSFGKDMVTDSSLRNAVTAAGYHYSTEDDSAKNFTALADKYDKEVWNSEAQATFGNSDYRPNSGTGIGGAGSSLEMANTIVKGFTDSRRTNFIYQPAIAAFYEGGQYSSKSVLQATDPWSGWTNSDVAIDVLAQFSKFAKLGWENSDNTSGIWRAVSQASVSTATGSNNVNGRNGLANYLTLASPDKKDFSTVIVNDSKYTKHYQISASNMAYKGTPTLEEWETRAADTTAKDAYDSNYLKHVGDVQADSKGVYTVTVKPFSIKTVTTLDKAKDSDLNQGISASSNKQRTVLDTDANGKGTDTSDTTLYADNFEYGGKKVATLNADGTSNTAKTEDFITSRGGDEGFYPLYTFNRNGTLEGYKTTNAKSGHYVLRQQLDSTVVEPGGAWNDGDALAWIGDNRWMNYKASTDVSFEDKGTHGSANYASIGARQQADSGPAAYLKFWQDGGWSLHIGSQSVASGNVATGQGGTKISGFDTTNTAWHNIAIQAAGNTITASIDGQKVADGKVTSELSGRVTLGSGYFHTDFDNLKVETVKGYTPYYSQQIDDLEMYDTSATPKQQLVYNDHWTHETGQGMYLRDRTVSKNTGAGATLTYTFTGTGLDICGNNDGSAKLDVTVDGKQVATDAATNKADNLGQTYTLRNLKYGQHTVTFTVKSGTLAVDYVGVVPSDTIADFSKLQTAYDKVKDVTNADNKYTSSSWTSFQKVLLAAKNVLADTTASQNDIDTALKNLNTAYAALALNPDKTKLQTAYDKAKAVTNPSDKYTDASWKVFQTALTDAQDVLANANATQNDVDSALKNLNQAASDLVLNPAKPDKTKLQAAYDKNKAVTNPDDKYTSESWQALQTALSDAQKVLTDTNATQNDVDSALKSLNQAATDLTLNPAKPGKTKLQAAYDKNKTVTNPDDKYTSESWQAFQKALSDAQKVLADTNATQDSLDTTLQKLNNAYAGLKLNSQKPDKSALQTAYDKDSTVTNQANKYTTASWTTFQSALANAKKVLADTDAVQADVDTALQKLNNAYDGLTLSPDKSALQTVLTEAQTLSHSAVTGDHEGNYPADALKTLQVAIDTAKKVADNPDASKDDIDTAASTLKQAVTAFKQTVVTVNRDQLTQLVTESQTLRADDYTQNSWTPYQQAVAAAQKLLAGKPSQQELDAAATALKKAKTSLVAAPTGKLPSTGDASSESASSSEETASSSTAKYPSTGESQLSLAVTMAAVVFLIGISGFAWFLHQKGKAK from the coding sequence TGTGACCCGCGATCAAGGGTTCCAGTTAGTGGCAGATGCCAAGAAGATTAATCCCAATCTGAAGGTGACAATTTTACGCTGGAACGCTCCGGGATGGGCCAAAACAAACGATCAGATTTACACTTGGTACAAGAACTCGATTTTGAACGCGTATCGTACATATGGCTATATGGTCGACTATGTTAATCCGGGGTTAAATGAGCATAAGCCGGATCTGGCGTGGGCTAAAGAATATGCAAAGCGCGTTAAAACCGATAACACCGGCTTCAAGAATGACACAGAACGTCAACTTTATAACAAGATCAAAGTGGTCATTTCCGATGAGGTCGGCGTTGGTAGTTTTGGTAAGGATATGGTCACCGATTCATCCTTACGAAACGCGGTTACGGCAGCCGGCTATCACTACTCAACCGAAGATGACAGCGCTAAGAACTTCACGGCACTTGCTGATAAGTACGACAAGGAAGTGTGGAATAGTGAAGCTCAGGCCACTTTTGGCAACTCCGACTACCGGCCTAATTCGGGCACCGGAATCGGTGGAGCAGGTAGCTCATTAGAAATGGCCAACACCATCGTGAAAGGCTTTACCGATTCACGGCGGACGAATTTTATCTATCAACCGGCGATTGCGGCTTTCTATGAAGGCGGTCAATACTCATCTAAGAGTGTCCTGCAGGCAACCGATCCATGGTCAGGGTGGACGAATAGTGATGTTGCGATTGATGTGCTTGCCCAATTCAGTAAATTTGCCAAACTTGGTTGGGAAAATAGCGACAATACGTCTGGTATCTGGCGCGCCGTATCTCAGGCAAGTGTTTCCACGGCAACGGGTTCCAATAATGTCAACGGCCGCAACGGTTTGGCTAACTATTTAACCCTTGCTTCACCGGATAAAAAGGATTTTTCCACGGTTATCGTCAATGATAGTAAGTACACGAAGCACTATCAGATCTCGGCTTCCAACATGGCTTATAAAGGAACTCCGACCCTTGAGGAATGGGAAACACGGGCAGCTGATACGACTGCAAAAGATGCGTATGACAGCAATTACCTCAAACATGTTGGCGATGTCCAAGCTGATAGCAAAGGTGTTTATACCGTTACGGTTAAACCATTTTCAATCAAGACGGTCACCACGCTTGATAAGGCAAAGGATTCCGATTTAAACCAAGGCATATCGGCTTCATCGAACAAGCAGCGGACGGTACTTGATACCGATGCCAATGGTAAAGGGACTGACACCTCAGACACGACCTTGTATGCAGATAACTTTGAATATGGCGGTAAGAAAGTTGCCACGCTGAATGCTGATGGCACTAGCAACACCGCAAAGACTGAAGACTTCATAACATCGCGCGGTGGTGACGAAGGCTTCTATCCGTTGTATACATTTAATCGTAATGGGACACTTGAAGGCTACAAGACGACAAATGCCAAGTCAGGTCATTACGTTTTACGCCAGCAGTTGGACTCAACGGTGGTCGAACCGGGCGGGGCTTGGAACGATGGCGATGCGTTGGCATGGATCGGCGACAATCGCTGGATGAATTACAAAGCCAGCACGGATGTCTCATTTGAAGATAAAGGCACCCATGGCAGCGCAAATTATGCTTCGATCGGTGCACGTCAGCAGGCTGATTCAGGCCCGGCAGCCTACCTGAAATTCTGGCAGGATGGTGGCTGGTCATTGCATATCGGCAGTCAGTCAGTTGCAAGCGGCAATGTCGCCACCGGTCAAGGCGGCACCAAGATTTCCGGCTTCGATACAACGAATACGGCTTGGCACAATATTGCCATTCAGGCAGCAGGCAATACCATCACGGCTTCCATTGATGGCCAAAAGGTTGCTGATGGCAAGGTCACGTCTGAGCTTTCCGGACGAGTCACTTTAGGCAGCGGCTACTTCCACACTGACTTTGATAACCTGAAAGTTGAAACTGTCAAAGGCTATACCCCGTACTATTCGCAGCAAATCGATGACTTAGAGATGTACGACACATCTGCCACACCAAAACAACAACTGGTTTATAACGATCACTGGACGCACGAAACCGGACAAGGTATGTACTTGCGGGACCGGACAGTTTCCAAGAATACAGGCGCCGGTGCTACCCTTACGTATACGTTCACTGGGACCGGTCTGGATATTTGTGGCAACAATGATGGCTCAGCGAAGTTGGATGTGACGGTTGATGGCAAACAAGTCGCAACAGATGCTGCAACCAACAAGGCTGACAATCTCGGGCAGACCTACACATTACGAAATTTGAAGTACGGCCAGCATACCGTGACGTTCACTGTCAAAAGCGGTACGTTAGCAGTTGATTATGTCGGTGTCGTCCCAAGTGACACCATTGCCGATTTCAGCAAGCTGCAAACGGCGTACGATAAAGTCAAAGATGTCACGAACGCTGATAACAAGTACACGTCATCAAGTTGGACATCGTTTCAAAAAGTTTTATTAGCAGCAAAAAATGTCCTTGCAGACACGACGGCTTCGCAAAACGATATTGATACGGCCCTCAAAAATCTCAACACAGCATATGCCGCCTTGGCGCTTAACCCAGACAAGACAAAACTGCAAACGGCTTATGATAAGGCAAAAGCTGTGACTAACCCAAGCGATAAGTACACGGACGCCAGCTGGAAAGTATTCCAGACCGCATTAACGGATGCGCAGGACGTTCTCGCTAACGCCAACGCAACTCAAAATGATGTCGACAGCGCCTTGAAGAATCTAAATCAGGCAGCCTCTGACTTAGTGCTGAACCCAGCCAAGCCAGATAAGACGAAACTTCAGGCTGCATACGATAAGAATAAGGCGGTTACGAATCCAGACGACAAGTATACAAGTGAAAGTTGGCAGGCATTACAGACGGCGTTATCAGATGCGCAAAAGGTTCTTACCGACACCAACGCAACCCAAAATGATGTCGACAGCGCCTTGAAAAGTCTGAACCAGGCAGCCACTGACTTAACGTTGAACCCGGCCAAACCAGGTAAGACGAAGCTTCAGGCTGCATACGATAAGAATAAGACGGTTACGAATCCAGACGACAAGTACACAAGTGAAAGTTGGCAGGCATTCCAGAAGGCGTTATCAGATGCGCAAAAGGTTCTCGCTGACACCAACGCGACCCAAGACAGTCTTGATACAACCTTGCAAAAGCTGAATAACGCTTATGCTGGCTTAAAGCTTAACAGCCAAAAACCAGATAAGTCGGCACTACAGACGGCTTATGACAAAGACAGTACAGTGACCAACCAAGCTAATAAGTACACGACCGCAAGTTGGACAACCTTCCAGTCAGCACTTGCTAATGCGAAAAAAGTGCTGGCAGACACTGACGCGGTTCAAGCAGATGTTGATACGGCTTTGCAGAAGTTAAATAATGCTTATGACGGCTTAACCCTTAGCCCGGATAAATCGGCACTGCAAACGGTACTCACAGAGGCACAAACGCTCAGTCATTCAGCAGTAACTGGCGACCACGAAGGTAACTACCCAGCAGATGCGCTTAAAACCCTCCAAGTTGCGATCGACACCGCCAAGAAAGTCGCGGATAACCCTGATGCTTCAAAAGATGATATCGACACTGCAGCATCGACATTAAAACAAGCGGTCACGGCCTTCAAACAGACCGTTGTGACCGTTAACCGCGACCAGCTAACACAGCTCGTCACCGAGTCGCAAACCTTGCGTGCCGATGATTACACCCAGAACAGCTGGACGCCTTATCAGCAAGCAGTAGCAGCAGCACAAAAACTGTTAGCAGGTAAGCCGAGTCAGCAAGAATTAGATGCAGCCGCAACCGCACTGAAGAAAGCCAAAACCAGTCTTGTCGCAGCGCCAACAGGTAAGCTGCCATCAACAGGTGATGCTTCATCCGAAAGTGCCAGTTCTAGCGAAGAAACAGCTTCCTCATCAACAGCCAAGTATCCAAGTACAGGTGAATCACAGCTGTCACTGGCCGTTACGATGGCAGCAGTCGTTTTCCTCATTGGCATCAGCGGCTTTGCATGGTTCTTACACCAGAAGGGGAAAGCTAAATAA
- a CDS encoding sugar kinase, with protein sequence MNECLTIGEPLVVFAAEEADVPLAAAKHFTKYLAGAELNVAVGLSRLGHSVEYITHLGEDPNGIFIRQQLTAAGIGSDNVTTTSRYPTGIEFKARVTHGDPNTYYLRAGSAAAHFDPAAIDRIDLAGVKLAHITGIFPAASASTLAATKRLMKRLISNRILITFDPNLRPALWPDQNTMVTTINSLAKSASIVLPGAAEGKILVGSDDPETIAHFYLNQSEQTQLVIVKVGKQGAYLLGRDVPGQLLPSFPAEHIVDTVGAGDGFALGVISALLEGRSPAEAASRGNAIGALAIQSPGDNTGYPTRQQLDKFMQTSLNKTERA encoded by the coding sequence GTGAATGAATGCCTGACAATCGGTGAACCGCTAGTCGTCTTTGCCGCTGAAGAAGCAGATGTGCCATTAGCGGCCGCCAAACATTTTACCAAGTATCTGGCTGGCGCTGAGTTAAATGTTGCCGTTGGATTGAGTCGACTCGGCCATTCCGTCGAGTACATTACGCATCTCGGTGAAGACCCGAATGGCATTTTCATTCGCCAACAACTCACAGCAGCCGGCATCGGTTCCGACAATGTAACCACGACTTCACGTTATCCAACCGGCATCGAGTTCAAGGCGCGTGTGACGCATGGCGATCCTAACACCTACTATCTGCGGGCAGGATCAGCGGCAGCGCATTTTGATCCCGCGGCGATTGATCGGATTGACTTGGCCGGCGTCAAACTTGCCCACATTACCGGTATCTTTCCAGCCGCCTCGGCATCAACGCTGGCTGCAACTAAGCGGCTGATGAAACGTTTGATCAGCAATCGCATTCTGATCACGTTCGACCCCAATTTGCGCCCAGCACTATGGCCTGATCAGAACACCATGGTGACAACGATTAATTCGTTGGCCAAAAGTGCATCGATCGTGCTGCCGGGTGCCGCAGAAGGAAAAATTCTCGTCGGCAGTGATGATCCGGAAACCATCGCTCACTTCTATCTCAATCAAAGTGAGCAAACGCAACTGGTCATTGTCAAAGTCGGTAAACAAGGTGCGTATCTGTTAGGCCGTGATGTGCCTGGACAGTTACTGCCAAGTTTTCCGGCCGAACACATTGTCGATACGGTGGGCGCAGGCGATGGCTTTGCATTAGGCGTCATCAGCGCCTTACTGGAAGGTCGCTCACCGGCCGAAGCAGCCAGCCGCGGTAATGCTATCGGTGCCTTAGCGATTCAATCACCCGGCGACAACACCGGTTACCCAACGCGACAACAGCTTGACAAGTTCATGCAAACCAGTCTTAATAAAACTGAGCGCGCGTGA
- a CDS encoding bifunctional 4-hydroxy-2-oxoglutarate aldolase/2-dehydro-3-deoxy-phosphogluconate aldolase — protein MQKYDYLNRLINTGCVAVVRGDDADEAVKTVDAVIAGGVTGIELTFTVPHADKALDELSEKYGDREDVLIGAGTVLDPATARLAIIAGAKFIVSPSFNADVAKICNLYSIPYTPGCFTPTEIQTALEAGVDLVKVFPGSVAGPAMVKALHGPFPQLAIMPTGGVSLDNLETWFDAGVTLVGAGSNLTAAAKTGDYAGVTATAKKYRAKLDAIRAGK, from the coding sequence ATGCAAAAATATGACTATCTTAATCGCTTAATTAACACCGGCTGTGTCGCCGTTGTCCGCGGTGACGATGCTGATGAAGCGGTCAAAACCGTTGATGCCGTGATTGCTGGCGGCGTTACGGGTATTGAGCTTACTTTCACCGTCCCGCATGCTGACAAGGCATTGGATGAACTCAGTGAAAAGTATGGTGACCGTGAAGACGTCCTGATCGGTGCCGGAACGGTTCTTGATCCTGCAACCGCGCGTCTGGCTATCATTGCCGGCGCCAAGTTTATCGTCAGCCCAAGCTTCAATGCTGACGTTGCCAAGATCTGCAACCTTTACTCAATTCCTTACACCCCAGGCTGCTTCACCCCAACCGAAATCCAAACCGCGCTTGAAGCTGGCGTCGATCTCGTGAAGGTCTTCCCTGGCAGTGTTGCTGGTCCGGCTATGGTCAAAGCACTTCACGGCCCATTCCCGCAGCTGGCCATTATGCCAACCGGTGGTGTGTCGCTTGATAACCTCGAAACCTGGTTCGATGCCGGCGTTACCTTAGTCGGTGCCGGCAGCAACCTCACCGCCGCAGCCAAAACCGGCGACTATGCTGGCGTCACTGCTACAGCTAAGAAGTATCGGGCCAAGCTTGATGCCATTCGGGCTGGTAAGTAA